Proteins co-encoded in one Papaver somniferum cultivar HN1 chromosome 5, ASM357369v1, whole genome shotgun sequence genomic window:
- the LOC113280695 gene encoding uncharacterized protein LOC113280695 — translation MRVFYWNSQGLDKDGARAKLQELSYLHKPDVICIAEPHVLCSVRFVRSLNLVDFSEDVITNEVDGDKGNIWILWRNTLLRPDILSTSKQAITVNFAGDFITDVHASYNPVVRKRLWRQLDLGFISIPWLVLGDFNCVLRLEEKKGGRLIKEVYMNEFRSWISDNGLVEADAIGKKYTWSNCRSGAHRIVSRHDREVFNDAWCYKYANWRCKALPRVCSDHSHLFGFAFENPKPTIVPFRIQKMCLSHPGFMQLVEERWSLDLNGAPPFVFTSKLKRLKEVLKILNKTIFGDVRFRLKQAELKLETENDLLDYDPADEFQFLRVADSKKEVDDVRTELAIMLKMKSKVTWLEDGDQDTRLFHNNIRMRRSQNTISELKISNDTTLFLQDEIKDYVFHHYQAKFNGGDVHIDPVLFDIEDESISATESAYMDAIPSLEEVKMTIFFGS, via the coding sequence ATGCGTGTTTTTTATTGGAATTCTCAAGGCTTGGATAAGGATGGTGCAAGAGCCAAGTTGCAGGAGCTTTCTTACTTGCACAAACCTGACGTAATTTGCATTGCAGAACCGCATGTTTTATGCAGTGTACGTTTTGTTAGGTCTCTTAATTTGGTTGATTTTTCTGAAGATGTTATTACAAATGAGGttgatggagataaaggtaatATTTGGATTTTATGGAGGAATACTCTTTTAAGGCCTGATATTTTATCTACTTCAAAGCAAGCAATTACTGTGAATTTTGCTGGGGATTTCATTACGGATGTTCATGCTTCCTATAATCCGGTGGTAAGAAAGAGACTTTGGCGTCAATTAGATTTAGGTTTTATATCTATTCCTTGGTTGGTGTTGGGAGATTTCAATTGCGTTTTACGCCTGGAGGAAAAGAAGGGTGGAAGGCTGATCAAAGaggtttatatgaatgagttTCGTAGCTGGATTTCTGACAATGGCTTGGTTGAGGCTGATGCTATTGGTAAaaaatatacttggtctaattgtaGAAGTGGAGCTCACAGAATTGTCTCTAGACATGATAGGGAGGTTTTTAATGATGCTTGGTGCTATAAGTATGCGAACTGGAGATGCAAGGCCTTGCCTAGGGTTTGTTCAGATCATTCCCACCTTTTTGGGTttgcttttgaaaatccaaaGCCGACTATAGTTCCTTTTCGAATTCAGAAGATGTGTCTTTCCCATCCAGGTTTTATGCAATTGGTGGAAGAGAGATGGAGTTTGGATCTTAATGGTGCTCCCCCTTTTGTTTTTACTTCTAAGCTGAAGAGACTAAAGGAGGTGTTGAAGATTTTGAACAAAACTATTTTTGGAGATGTACGATTTCGCCTGAAGCAGGCTGAATTGAAGCTGGAAACTGAGAATGATCTTCTTGATTATGATCCGGCTGATGAATTTCAATTCCTAAGGGTTGCGGATTCCAAAAAGGAGGTTGATGATGTGAGAACGGAGTTGGCCATTATGCTTAAGATGAAGTCAAAAGTAacttggttggaggatggtgacCAAGATACTCGTTTATTTCATAACAACATCCGCATGAGGAGAAGTCAAAATACCATATCAGAGCTTAAGATTTCAAACGatactactttgtttttgcaggatgagatAAAGGATTACGTTTTTCACCATTATCAGGCCAAGTTCAATGGTGGTGACGTTCATATTGATCCAGTTTTATTTGATATTGAGGATGAGAGCATTTCAGCTACCGAAAGTGCCTATATGGATGCTATTCCATCTTTGGAGGAAGTTAAAATGACGATTTTTTTTGGAAGCTGA
- the LOC113280694 gene encoding uncharacterized protein LOC113280694 — MATRLGTVLNKLISEEKVVFMKGRNIHENITLASELINEINTERKHGNVGLKLDISQDFDTVSWDFIAEVFRQYGFSDSWCKWFLNILSSARISVMINGCPEGYFSIIRGLRQGDPLSPLIFVLIEDVLSRNLSKLFPNNSKNVMVSKKGVAPTHLLFADDILIFCKGNLHSLQNFTNMLVLYERASGQCVNYAKINFYFEGDRIYRAIAISNYLGMGRAMFPDKYLGIQLKPGIVQHIHVFQVVEKIMDNGHARLLSKLRGPLEIFFGPEMLKKRKYFTVLYDDLCLSKREGGLGIKKLNDVNRAMLMKIWISIRDSNKIWARLLRAKYFKINGNLINYKLGFSVFPGIRLVYNFVQKHTRSIIGPNDFKAKVSDIIFDGAWVIPQKTRELMIRCNIDVENLSVIAGDEDYKIWDLVSKGVFSVKSAKDALKLPTEVVPCANMFSRQVVHPTLSVQYWKIWTKQCCVSEDNIIKKTGRSMPTMCLLCRKSCETLSHITWHCRVARRIWAWVAGVFKLDRNEDLVDSYKAAKGRSRMIKDLWLVANLAIVTELWKLRNKSYFENMAFQWLGFKGRVYQELRILNYFKVRHRSCKTSSPIDIIWTPPNQDEIMICCDGASFGNLGQAGSGVVFRNANSEVLGVLCVVLGWQTNFYAEVCAIIYGAIMAKRWNLRNICIRSDSKSCIQAF; from the exons ATGGCTACCAGGCTTGGTACTGTTTTAAATAAGTTGATCTCTGAAGAGAAAGTGGTGTTTATGAAGGGTAGAAACATTCATGAGAATATAACTTTGGCATCTGAATTGATCAATGAGATCAATACGGAAAGGAAGCATGGAaatgttggcctcaaactggATATTTCCCAGGATTTTGATACGGTTAGTTGGGATTTCATAGctgaagtttttcgtcaatatggcttttctgattcttggtgcAAGTGGTTTCTTAATATCCTTAGCTCAGCTCGGATTTCTGTCATGATTAATGGATGCCCTGAAGGTTATTTCAGTATTATTAGAGGtctgcgtcaaggtgatcctctctcACCTTTGatctttgttcttattgaagatgttttaagtCGCAATCTTTCCAAGTTGTTTCCAAATAATAGTAAGAATGTTATGGTTAGTAAGAAAGGTGTGGCGCCTACTCACTTACTTTTTGCGGATGATATCCTTATTTTCTGCAAAGGTAATCTTCATAGTTTGCAAAATTTTACGAATATGCTTGTTTTGTATGAACGTGCCTCTGGTCAGTGCGTAAACTATGCAAAGatcaatttttattttgaagGTGATAGAATTTATCGTGCTATTGCCATTTCTAACTATTTGGGTATGGGGAGAGCTATGTTTCCGGATAAATACTTAGGTATTCAATTGAAACCTGGAATTGTTCAGCATATTCACGTTTTCCAAGTGGTtgagaagattatggacaa TGGCCATGCACGGTTATTAAGCAAGTTGAGAGGGCCAttagaaattttctttggtccgGAGATGCTGAAAAAACGTAAATATTTTACGGTTCTATATGATGATCTATGCCTCTCAAAGCGTGAAGGTGGTCTTGGCATTAAGAAGTTAAATGATGTTAATAGGGCTATGCTCATGAAGATTTGGATTTCTATTCGGGATTCAAACAAGATCTGGGCCAGATTATTAAGGGCCAAATACTTTAAGATCAATGGTAATCTGATAAATTACAAGCTGGGTTTTTCGGTTTTTCCTGGTATTCGCTTGGTCTACAACTTTGTGCAGAAGCAtacacgctcaattatag gccctaatgattttaaggctaaAGTTAGTGATATCATTTTTGATGGTGCTTGGGTTATTCCTCAAAAAACAAGAGAGTTGATGATTCGTTGTAATATTGATGTGGAAAACTTGTCGGTTATTGCTGGTGATGAGGATTATAAAATTTGGGATTTAGTTAGCAAAGGCGTTTTCTCAGTTAAGTCGGCTAAGGACGCTCTTAAGTTGCCGACAGAAGTTGTGccttgtgcaaatatgttttctagACAGGTTGTGCACCCTACCTTGAGTGTGCAATACTGGAAGATTTGGACCAAGCAATGTTGTGTTAGTGAAGACAATATTATTAAGAAGACTGGTAGGAGCATGCCTACTATGTGTCTCTTATGCAGGAAAAGTTGCGAAACTCTTAGCCACATCACTTGGCATTGCAGAGTTGCTAGGAGGATTTGGGCTTGGGTGGCTGGAGTTTTCAAGCTGGATCGAAATGAAGACTTGGTGGACTCGTATAAGGCTGCTAAGGGTCGTAGTAGAATGATAAAGGACCTGTGGTtggttgcaaatcttgcaattgtCACGGAGTTATGGAAGTTACGTAACAAGTCTTATTTTGAGAATATGGCTTTTCAATGGCTGGGCTTTAAAGGGAGAGTTTATCAG GAGTTACGCATTCTGAATTATTTCAAAGTGCGGCATAGATCATGCAAAACGTCTTCTCCAATTGATATTATTTGGACTCCTcctaatcaagatgaaatcatgatttgttgtgatggtgcttctttCGGAAACCTGGGCCAAGCTGGTTCAGGTGTGGTTTTCCGGAATGCAAATTCGGAGGTGCTTGGTGTTCTCTGTGTTGTCCTTGGTTGGCAAACAAATTTCTATGCGGAAGTATGTGCGATTATTTATGGTGCGATTATGGCTAAGAGATGGAATCTGCGGAATATTTGCATTCGTTCTGATTCGAAGAGTTGCATTCAAGCTTTTTAA